In the Helicobacter typhlonius genome, one interval contains:
- a CDS encoding TonB-dependent receptor, translated as MKKCLLSFTLLGVIAQIALGDEIISDSKSVNLSKSIVYGSMMNTRLDELNRNVYEIDKENIIDKGYRSTTDIFSYTPFVGLANVGLGSNLDLRGQGNRANTSVQVLINGIYSNMLDSSHGVTPLNTLSPASIESIEILPGGGAVMYGNGTRGGVVNIITQRRFAKPFFSAGLSYSNIIASTGNSYNADAKFGTKIGEDTHISLGVAYINREGPRINDKTSGGQVNMGIIKDFAGGGSSLSFDIDYFIGLIDTTPNNSFMDRANPSKSDRKSAGNGDLHNKQQRLDVSVGYKSKMSENANFDLKAFYHLNRISYIDSITRLSQYIAYGTSWSGTYADQSGSLFDDQKAGLIAKYDVKHKNGHFYLGLESIYNYGKRVMNQYIWATGGVVNSMNSGNPMTYRHAMNIPFEGSKWSNALYVLEKYDFTKDFSLTGGVRYEAATYKADVVYNTQGGLYDANTGSVFNPIINTIISSANGTKGNLEDTQHNFAFEITPNYHYRDSGNVYAKYERGYFSPSPNSLLRRQSRTYLPTDLKKETYDTFELGFKDFVGNVAMVSASAYYTLTQNEFYTIGNAHSVSGVQYGNYDRTQRAGIEAFSEQYLFDGRLSLSESFTYIDARILKNNSVSVKDRIPYVSNYKGTFGFNVALSKIWHLWNQNTFYGSQKDISGDTIKAYSLTDIGLSAKFGDLSLSGGVRNVFDTFYYSYYNGDASDSIAGYGFLIGQGRSAFIEGRYTF; from the coding sequence ATGAAAAAATGTTTATTATCTTTTACTCTGTTAGGAGTAATAGCTCAAATAGCTTTAGGTGATGAGATAATTTCAGATTCTAAATCTGTGAATCTTAGCAAATCTATCGTATATGGCTCTATGATGAACACGAGACTTGATGAACTTAATCGTAATGTTTATGAGATTGATAAAGAAAACATTATTGATAAAGGTTATCGTTCTACTACTGATATTTTTTCTTATACACCTTTTGTTGGGTTGGCAAATGTCGGTTTAGGAAGCAATCTTGATTTAAGGGGGCAAGGTAATCGTGCGAATACTTCTGTGCAGGTGTTGATAAATGGTATATATTCTAATATGCTAGATAGCTCCCACGGCGTTACGCCACTCAACACTCTTTCACCAGCAAGCATCGAATCTATTGAGATTTTGCCAGGTGGAGGAGCTGTGATGTATGGAAATGGCACAAGAGGTGGTGTTGTAAATATCATCACACAAAGGCGATTTGCTAAACCATTTTTTAGCGCAGGGCTTAGTTATAGCAATATCATTGCTTCCACAGGCAATAGTTATAATGCCGATGCGAAATTTGGCACAAAAATAGGTGAGGATACTCATATCTCGCTTGGGGTGGCATATATCAATCGTGAAGGTCCTAGGATAAATGACAAAACAAGTGGTGGGCAAGTTAATATGGGTATTATCAAAGATTTTGCGGGGGGGGGGTCTTCTCTTAGCTTTGATATAGATTATTTTATAGGTTTGATTGATACAACGCCTAACAACTCCTTTATGGATAGAGCAAACCCGAGCAAAAGCGATAGAAAAAGTGCAGGAAATGGGGATTTACACAATAAACAACAACGGCTTGATGTGAGTGTGGGCTATAAAAGTAAGATGAGCGAAAATGCAAATTTTGACCTCAAAGCCTTTTATCACCTCAATAGAATTAGCTATATAGATTCTATAACACGCCTAAGTCAATATATAGCCTATGGAACTTCTTGGAGTGGGACTTATGCCGACCAAAGTGGCTCTTTATTTGATGACCAAAAGGCTGGACTTATAGCAAAATATGACGTAAAGCACAAGAATGGACATTTTTATTTGGGATTAGAATCTATTTATAATTATGGAAAACGCGTAATGAATCAATACATATGGGCTACCGGTGGAGTTGTAAATAGTATGAATAGTGGCAATCCAATGACTTATAGACACGCGATGAATATTCCATTTGAGGGGAGCAAATGGAGCAATGCACTTTATGTGTTAGAAAAATATGATTTTACAAAAGACTTTTCACTCACAGGTGGGGTGCGATATGAAGCAGCCACATATAAAGCTGATGTTGTTTATAATACACAAGGTGGATTATATGATGCAAATACTGGAAGTGTGTTTAATCCTATAATAAATACCATCATTAGTAGTGCAAATGGAACAAAAGGTAATCTAGAAGATACACAGCATAACTTTGCCTTCGAGATTACACCAAATTATCATTATAGAGATTCTGGTAATGTGTATGCAAAATATGAGAGAGGATACTTTTCTCCAAGCCCAAACTCACTTTTAAGAAGACAAAGTAGGACTTATCTTCCCACTGATTTGAAAAAAGAAACTTATGATACCTTTGAGCTAGGTTTCAAAGATTTTGTGGGTAATGTGGCAATGGTAAGTGCAAGTGCATATTATACATTGACACAGAATGAATTTTATACCATTGGTAACGCTCATAGTGTTTCGGGTGTGCAGTATGGTAATTATGATAGGACACAAAGAGCAGGTATAGAGGCTTTTTCAGAACAATATCTCTTTGATGGGAGATTATCTTTAAGCGAGAGTTTTACTTATATCGATGCACGGATTCTTAAAAATAATAGCGTGAGCGTGAAAGATAGGATTCCATATGTGAGTAACTATAAAGGCACTTTTGGTTTTAATGTTGCATTAAGTAAAATTTGGCATTTATGGAATCAGAATACATTCTATGGTAGTCAAAAAGACATAAGTGGGGATACGATTAAGGCTTATTCTCTTACAGATATAGGCTTAAGCGCGAAATTTGGGGATTTATCTTTAAGCGGAGGCGTGCGAAATGTCTTTGATACATTTTATTATAGCTACTACAATGGCGATGCGAGTGATAGCATTGCAGGATATGGATTTTTAATCGGGCAAGGACGCAGTGCATTTATCGAGGGACGATATACATTTTAG
- a CDS encoding acyl-CoA dehydrogenase family protein has protein sequence MLSLENLEQKAAEFGKVFVAPHTESIDKEARFPKEAYDELKKQGFMGLLVPKEYGGSGGNCSHHALTCYTLAQFDASTALCYMMHNVATACIATFGTKGQKEEFLPKIAKGEISFALAYSESGSGTHFGLPDITETEAGEYRILKGRKSFVTSAQQANYYLTYTNSCKVNGGKNNWITPHNAQGIYHEEGVWNGLGMRGNVSKPVQYNDVKLHTKQYLLGKDGEGEAQAGVVAMYFVVGLGGVYSGVGKAAYECALSHCKSRKYTDGSSLADKELVRIHIAELYTKTQSQIALTKEAARAFDNKESDAMCKIFACRINATQLVMDICALAMRLGGGKAYSKLLPLERYLRDAFASQVMAPSLDILQVWLSDALLPKE, from the coding sequence ATGTTAAGTTTGGAAAACTTAGAACAAAAAGCAGCGGAGTTTGGTAAGGTATTTGTTGCTCCTCATACAGAATCTATTGACAAAGAAGCAAGATTCCCAAAAGAAGCCTATGATGAGCTCAAAAAGCAAGGGTTTATGGGGCTACTTGTGCCTAAAGAGTATGGCGGAAGCGGTGGAAATTGCTCTCATCACGCTTTAACTTGTTATACTTTAGCACAATTTGATGCTTCTACTGCACTTTGTTATATGATGCACAATGTTGCAACGGCTTGTATTGCAACTTTTGGGACAAAGGGGCAAAAAGAGGAATTTTTGCCAAAAATAGCAAAAGGGGAGATTTCTTTTGCTCTTGCTTATAGTGAAAGTGGCTCTGGGACACACTTTGGTTTGCCTGATATAACAGAGACAGAAGCGGGAGAGTATAGAATCTTAAAAGGGCGCAAAAGCTTTGTAACTTCGGCTCAACAAGCTAACTATTATCTTACTTATACAAATTCTTGCAAGGTAAATGGTGGTAAAAATAATTGGATTACACCTCATAATGCACAGGGTATTTATCACGAAGAGGGCGTGTGGAATGGATTAGGTATGCGCGGAAATGTCTCAAAACCTGTGCAATATAATGATGTGAAGCTTCATACAAAACAATATTTGCTAGGCAAAGACGGAGAGGGTGAAGCGCAAGCTGGAGTTGTAGCAATGTATTTTGTCGTTGGGCTTGGAGGGGTGTATAGCGGTGTGGGAAAGGCTGCTTATGAATGCGCACTTAGTCATTGTAAGAGTAGAAAATATACTGATGGCTCCTCTTTGGCAGATAAAGAGTTAGTGAGAATCCATATCGCAGAACTCTATACCAAAACGCAAAGCCAAATTGCACTGACAAAAGAGGCTGCAAGGGCATTTGATAATAAAGAATCTGATGCAATGTGCAAAATATTTGCGTGTAGGATTAACGCCACACAGCTTGTTATGGACATTTGTGCTCTTGCAATGCGACTTGGTGGAGGAAAAGCTTATAGTAAGCTCTTGCCACTAGAGCGATATTTGCGAGATGCGTTCGCTTCACAAGTAATGGCGCCAAGTCTTGATATTTTACAAGTGTGGCTTTCTGATGCACTTTTACCAAAGGAGTAA
- a CDS encoding ferritin-like domain-containing protein: MQNSKSCVFMGALPASTLFFIRLENAFLLTEKGALIEVVSDVDNLENDLMMWCAFKGEEFVQKCAISQNADSKGNFVYILCKKSPTRFQKFDCHSHISPSAQGLAPNGVQVELASPNYHFGIESNNNIWSSNALQIYEDSKKSQWNATTDIKWQEIPEFSPALQFAIAQIMTYLTENEFSALYIPARFLGQISPFFTPIPLLLSSIIGDESRHIESFIKRANITGLGVQYSTLTTQQSLFSLWNEKDYFKSSFLLHIMGEGTFIDLLKFLEESFRALGDEASAYLLALARKDESRHVAYGINNVKQAIAQNPAKIAALKEVVFARKNYLDAQSGESSLLLESMALLRGGGEDSALISNGFEEVQELKKKMEKNRTKRLVECGIDEELALDLSRAHTPNFM, encoded by the coding sequence ATGCAAAATTCAAAATCCTGTGTTTTTATGGGCGCATTGCCTGCAAGCACACTCTTTTTTATACGACTTGAAAATGCTTTTTTATTAACAGAAAAAGGCGCATTGATAGAAGTTGTAAGTGATGTAGATAATTTAGAAAATGATTTGATGATGTGGTGTGCTTTCAAAGGTGAGGAGTTTGTCCAAAAGTGTGCAATAAGTCAAAATGCAGATTCTAAGGGTAATTTTGTATATATCTTGTGCAAAAAATCCCCCACAAGATTCCAAAAATTTGATTGTCATTCTCACATAAGTCCATCGGCTCAAGGTTTAGCACCAAATGGTGTGCAAGTGGAATTGGCAAGTCCAAATTATCATTTTGGTATAGAATCTAATAATAATATTTGGAGCAGTAATGCTTTGCAAATTTATGAGGATTCTAAAAAGTCGCAATGGAATGCCACCACAGATATAAAATGGCAAGAAATACCAGAGTTTAGCCCAGCCCTGCAATTTGCAATCGCACAGATTATGACTTATTTAACTGAAAATGAGTTTTCAGCTCTGTATATCCCCGCACGATTTTTAGGGCAGATTTCACCCTTTTTCACGCCTATTCCGCTTTTACTCTCCTCTATTATCGGTGATGAGAGCCGACATATAGAATCTTTTATCAAAAGGGCAAATATTACAGGGCTTGGTGTGCAATACTCCACACTTACAACACAACAAAGCCTTTTTAGCCTGTGGAATGAGAAAGATTATTTCAAATCTAGCTTTTTGCTGCATATTATGGGGGAAGGGACTTTCATTGATTTATTAAAGTTTTTAGAGGAGAGCTTTAGGGCATTAGGAGATGAGGCGAGTGCATATTTACTTGCTTTAGCAAGGAAAGATGAAAGTCGCCACGTTGCCTATGGAATCAATAATGTGAAACAAGCAATAGCACAAAATCCTGCCAAAATTGCTGCCTTAAAGGAAGTCGTTTTTGCGCGTAAAAATTATTTAGATGCGCAAAGTGGAGAATCCTCCCTGCTTTTAGAATCTATGGCTCTATTGCGTGGAGGAGGTGAGGATAGCGCGTTAATTTCAAATGGATTTGAGGAGGTGCAGGAATTAAAGAAAAAAATGGAGAAAAATCGCACAAAGCGGCTTGTGGAATGTGGCATTGATGAGGAACTTGCCCTTGATTTAAGCAGGGCTCATACACCTAATTTTATGTAA
- a CDS encoding alpha/beta fold hydrolase, with protein MQNIIKELDLSFQSSVDYLRIFYDVYMDSQIIESSTDSQSLKSRIVVQIAHGMVEHKGRYEWVGMQLAQKGFVVVINDHRGHGKSIDSTHPWGEMKGKTQGLGYAENTMDTESLNKMQNDDLQNNAKISNAPQKDTQNLSGFMRAVADMHELTTIIKARFKPTHYVLLGHSMGSLLARSYIKNYQYEINALILSGSPAYNPLVNLGKFLAQILHQCGLESRGKALINGLSFGSFNKPFLCNKDEDNTKGGFAWLCRDKAVVEAYKADSACQFIFSLQSFIGLFEGMKYVNDMQDLKGEGLPLLVISGKSDSCGNFGVGVEKIAYQYQQCGFNMELILYEGARHEILNEINKEQVLSDIICFITKLSKK; from the coding sequence ATGCAAAACATCATAAAGGAGCTTGATTTAAGCTTTCAATCAAGCGTAGATTATCTGCGAATATTTTACGATGTATATATGGATTCTCAAATAATAGAATCCAGCACAGATTCTCAAAGTTTAAAATCTCGCATAGTGGTGCAAATCGCACACGGAATGGTCGAGCATAAGGGAAGATATGAATGGGTAGGTATGCAGTTGGCACAAAAAGGCTTTGTTGTAGTCATTAACGACCATAGAGGACACGGCAAAAGCATAGATAGCACACACCCGTGGGGTGAGATGAAAGGCAAAACGCAGGGCTTAGGATATGCGGAAAATACAATGGATACAGAAAGCTTAAACAAGATGCAAAATGATGATTTACAAAATAATGCAAAAATATCAAATGCGCCACAAAAAGATACACAGAATCTCAGTGGCTTTATGCGCGCAGTGGCGGATATGCACGAACTTACTACGATTATCAAGGCACGTTTTAAACCCACGCATTATGTGCTACTTGGGCATTCTATGGGCTCACTTCTTGCCCGCTCTTACATTAAAAACTATCAATATGAAATAAATGCGCTTATTCTTTCGGGTTCGCCAGCATATAATCCACTTGTGAATCTTGGCAAATTTCTCGCGCAAATCCTGCATCAATGCGGTTTAGAATCTCGTGGCAAGGCACTCATAAATGGGCTATCTTTTGGGAGCTTCAATAAGCCATTTTTATGCAATAAGGACGAGGATAATACAAAAGGTGGCTTTGCGTGGCTTTGTCGCGATAAAGCCGTAGTTGAGGCATATAAGGCAGATAGCGCGTGTCAGTTTATCTTTAGCCTACAAAGTTTTATAGGACTTTTTGAGGGTATGAAATATGTCAATGATATGCAAGATTTAAAAGGTGAGGGTTTGCCACTTTTGGTTATAAGTGGCAAAAGTGATAGTTGCGGAAATTTTGGCGTAGGTGTAGAAAAAATTGCATATCAATACCAACAATGCGGTTTTAATATGGAGTTGATACTTTATGAGGGCGCAAGGCACGAGATTCTAAACGAGATAAATAAAGAACAAGTGCTAAGTGATATTATATGCTTTATAACAAAGCTAAGTAAGAAGTAG
- a CDS encoding glycoside hydrolase family 25 protein, with product MKKIGFFFIDIIVLCVLGGMFFILQNNGLVWFNMPSDKSYPIKGVDVSAHQGHIEWKILKEQGISFAFIKATEGSSWVDKHFSYNFASARDSGLYVGAYHFFSFDSSGLTQAENFIRNVQDSKLPKSLPPVVDIEFYGTKASNPPSAQSVYKELDNLLLRLEQYYGVKPIIYTTPSFYDIYLRGRYKDNPLWIRSVFFAPDSLWARLFNVYFDKDAWVFWQYNPKGILKGYRGAEKYIDLNVFNGDETDLKRWIQNNAQSSKNP from the coding sequence GTGAAAAAAATAGGTTTCTTTTTTATTGATATTATCGTTCTTTGTGTGCTCGGAGGGATGTTTTTTATCCTGCAAAACAATGGGCTTGTGTGGTTTAATATGCCTAGTGATAAGTCTTATCCCATAAAGGGCGTAGATGTCTCTGCCCATCAAGGACATATTGAATGGAAAATACTCAAAGAGCAAGGCATTAGCTTTGCCTTTATCAAAGCCACAGAGGGTAGCAGTTGGGTGGATAAACATTTTTCATATAATTTCGCCTCCGCAAGAGATTCTGGGCTATATGTGGGGGCATATCATTTTTTTAGCTTTGATAGCAGCGGACTTACACAGGCAGAGAATTTTATTCGCAATGTGCAAGATTCTAAATTGCCTAAGAGCTTGCCGCCTGTAGTAGATATAGAGTTTTATGGCACAAAGGCAAGCAATCCTCCAAGCGCTCAATCTGTGTATAAAGAGCTTGATAATCTTCTCTTGCGCTTAGAGCAATACTATGGAGTGAAGCCTATTATTTATACTACGCCGAGTTTTTATGATATATATTTACGCGGGCGATATAAAGATAATCCATTATGGATAAGGTCTGTTTTTTTCGCGCCAGATTCTCTATGGGCGCGACTCTTTAATGTATATTTTGACAAAGACGCTTGGGTATTTTGGCAATACAATCCAAAGGGCATTTTAAAAGGCTATCGGGGTGCAGAAAAATACATTGATTTAAATGTATTTAATGGTGATGAAACAGATTTGAAGAGATGGATTCAAAACAATGCGCAAAGCTCTAAAAATCCCTAA
- a CDS encoding DUF2156 domain-containing protein, which produces MINFKLLELSDRAVLQPFVSVQGRWIADTSFTNMFMWRHAREISFALLQGHCVIQTRYPNANPFIFYPLGKGDKKPIIEALIAYYKTLNLPLEFHSLTQEECDELARDFPGQFEIEKQRDRFDYIYNTQELISLTGRKFHKKKNHLNRFYLQYPQTKFETISSTNIDEVIAVNNLWYSNANKDDKGLYFENLGINDSLTYFDELSLQGGILRIDNEIAAFSFGEELDKDCALIHIEKANIIFNGAYQAINQALLKHTFSHTQYANREEDLGIEGLRKAKLSYQPAFLLEKSNARFKM; this is translated from the coding sequence ATGATAAATTTTAAGTTATTAGAATTAAGCGATAGGGCGGTTTTACAACCTTTTGTGAGCGTGCAAGGACGGTGGATTGCGGATACAAGCTTTACAAATATGTTTATGTGGCGACACGCACGGGAGATTAGCTTTGCCTTGCTACAAGGGCATTGTGTGATTCAAACGCGCTACCCAAATGCAAATCCCTTTATTTTTTATCCTCTAGGAAAGGGGGATAAAAAGCCCATTATCGAGGCACTTATTGCGTATTACAAGACTTTGAATCTCCCACTTGAGTTTCACTCACTCACACAAGAAGAATGTGATGAGCTAGCACGCGACTTTCCGGGACAATTTGAGATAGAAAAGCAACGTGATAGATTTGATTATATCTACAATACGCAGGAGCTTATCTCGCTCACTGGGCGCAAGTTTCACAAAAAGAAAAATCACCTCAACCGCTTTTATCTGCAGTATCCACAAACAAAATTTGAAACTATAAGTAGCACAAACATTGATGAAGTTATTGCTGTAAATAACTTATGGTATAGCAATGCAAACAAAGATGACAAGGGATTGTATTTTGAGAATCTTGGCATAAATGATTCACTCACATATTTTGACGAGCTGAGTTTGCAAGGTGGAATTTTGCGTATTGATAATGAAATCGCCGCTTTTAGCTTTGGTGAGGAGCTTGATAAAGATTGCGCATTGATACATATTGAAAAGGCAAATATCATATTTAATGGCGCATATCAGGCGATTAATCAAGCCTTACTCAAACATACTTTTTCGCACACGCAATATGCTAATCGCGAGGAGGATTTAGGCATAGAAGGGTTGCGTAAGGCAAAGCTTTCCTATCAGCCCGCATTTTTGCTAGAAAAGTCGAATGCGAGGTTTAAAATGTGA
- the pheA gene encoding prephenate dehydratase, translating into MQENILQELRAQIDKVDDAIFDALEKRMSLVAQVGEYKHKYGGAIYRPEREKQIIQRLGTKNSRFMNLHAIEAIYQEIFAISRNLELPQKVAFLGPIGSYTHQAAEERFGAMSEYIPLNTISAVFEALCAKRVKYGVVPLENNTNGMVGESIDLLARFDCKIIADMILPIHHSFLSNCEHLSEIKTIYSKDIAFGQCRNFLNAHNLHHIEQIPTDSTARAAQLAANNPNSAAIGSKIAGKIYKLPLMFEDIEDSTNNKTRFAIISDFEMAPSERDKTSLFVNLKEKDQVGDLFRLLGDFEKEGINLTRIESRPVRDSNDFRMGFFIDCEGHYKDAPLQRLLNKRADEIKWLGSYVFTDMRE; encoded by the coding sequence ATGCAAGAAAACATATTACAAGAGCTACGCGCACAGATTGATAAAGTCGATGATGCGATTTTTGATGCATTAGAAAAGCGTATGTCGCTCGTGGCACAAGTGGGTGAGTATAAGCATAAATATGGTGGTGCGATTTATCGTCCCGAACGTGAAAAGCAGATTATCCAAAGGCTTGGCACAAAAAATAGCAGATTTATGAATTTACACGCGATTGAGGCTATTTATCAAGAGATTTTTGCAATTTCGCGCAACCTTGAACTTCCTCAAAAAGTCGCCTTTTTAGGTCCTATTGGCAGCTACACGCATCAGGCGGCAGAAGAACGATTTGGCGCAATGAGCGAATATATACCACTTAATACCATTAGTGCGGTATTTGAGGCATTATGCGCCAAACGTGTAAAATACGGCGTTGTGCCACTTGAAAACAACACAAATGGAATGGTGGGCGAGAGTATCGACCTACTTGCTCGGTTTGACTGCAAGATTATTGCGGATATGATTTTACCTATTCACCATAGCTTTTTGAGTAATTGCGAACATTTAAGCGAGATTAAAACCATTTATTCTAAGGATATTGCTTTTGGGCAGTGTCGTAACTTTCTCAACGCGCATAATCTTCACCACATCGAGCAGATTCCCACAGATTCTACCGCGCGCGCGGCGCAGCTTGCTGCAAACAATCCAAACAGCGCGGCGATTGGCTCAAAAATCGCTGGTAAGATATACAAACTACCCTTGATGTTTGAGGATATTGAAGATTCTACAAACAACAAAACGCGCTTTGCCATTATAAGCGATTTTGAAATGGCACCGAGTGAAAGAGACAAAACCTCGCTTTTTGTAAATCTTAAAGAAAAAGACCAAGTGGGGGATTTATTTCGGCTACTCGGTGATTTTGAAAAAGAAGGCATTAATCTTACACGCATAGAATCTCGTCCTGTGCGCGATAGTAACGACTTTAGAATGGGATTTTTTATCGATTGCGAGGGACATTACAAAGATGCACCATTGCAGAGACTGCTAAATAAACGAGCTGATGAGATAAAATGGCTTGGGAGTTATGTTTTCACAGATATGCGGGAGTAG
- the lysA gene encoding diaminopimelate decarboxylase: MDYVELAKTYKTPLYAYDLAHITNAFNAIKNAFKARKSLICYALKANSNLSIIHHLAQLGSGADCVSIGEVRRALRAGIPKYKIIFSGVGKSDSEILEALQSDILFINVESEEELSRVESLAKNIDKVARISVRVNPNIDPKTHPYISTGLHENKFGVDIEQAKAMYIFAKNAKNLEPVGIHFHIGSQLTDLEPIRQSAQKIAELAHSLLALKIDLKFFDVGGGIGIRYTNESLIEPYDYAQAILSALYGLDLTIICEPGRFLVGESGVLLTSVLYEKHNGAKRFVIVDAAMNDLMRPSLYNATHEVCLAKEAKDTQDPKNIEDSQNSKITQDSQNLANAPESNKSLCDVVGPICESSDFLAKNALLPPLKAGDVLMIKNAGAYGASMASNYNTRPRPAEVAFMGEDVRIIKHRESLDDIMRDEAELLQNYKDFKCD, encoded by the coding sequence TGCCTTTAATGCTATAAAGAACGCTTTCAAGGCGCGAAAATCGCTTATTTGCTATGCATTAAAGGCAAATTCTAATCTCTCTATTATTCATCACCTAGCTCAACTTGGGAGCGGAGCGGATTGTGTATCTATCGGTGAAGTAAGACGCGCTTTAAGAGCCGGGATTCCTAAATATAAAATTATTTTTAGTGGTGTGGGGAAAAGCGATAGCGAGATTTTAGAGGCTTTACAAAGTGATATCTTATTTATCAATGTCGAGAGCGAAGAGGAATTATCCCGCGTAGAATCTTTAGCAAAAAATATCGATAAAGTTGCGCGTATCTCTGTGCGTGTGAATCCAAATATTGACCCAAAGACCCACCCCTACATCTCCACAGGTTTGCACGAGAATAAATTTGGCGTGGATATTGAACAAGCAAAGGCGATGTATATTTTTGCAAAAAATGCTAAAAATCTCGAGCCAGTGGGGATTCACTTCCATATTGGCTCACAGCTCACAGACCTAGAACCAATTAGGCAATCCGCGCAAAAAATCGCAGAACTTGCCCATAGCCTCCTTGCACTCAAAATTGATTTGAAATTCTTTGATGTGGGCGGTGGCATTGGCATACGATATACTAATGAATCTTTGATTGAGCCATATGACTATGCACAGGCGATTCTAAGCGCATTGTATGGGCTTGACTTGACAATTATTTGCGAACCCGGGCGATTTTTGGTGGGAGAAAGTGGCGTGTTGCTTACAAGTGTGTTGTATGAAAAACACAATGGAGCGAAACGATTTGTGATTGTTGATGCGGCTATGAATGATTTAATGCGCCCATCGCTGTATAATGCCACGCACGAGGTATGCCTTGCAAAAGAAGCTAAAGATACACAGGATCCTAAAAATATAGAGGATTCGCAGAATTCTAAAATCACACAAGATTCACAGAATTTGGCAAATGCACCCGAGTCAAACAAAAGCCTATGCGATGTCGTGGGACCAATATGTGAGAGTAGCGATTTTCTCGCAAAAAATGCGCTTTTACCTCCACTCAAAGCTGGAGATGTGCTGATGATAAAAAATGCCGGTGCATATGGAGCGAGTATGGCGAGTAACTACAATACGCGTCCGCGTCCTGCCGAAGTAGCTTTTATGGGAGAAGATGTTCGCATCATTAAGCATAGAGAATCTCTTGATGATATAATGAGAGATGAGGCAGAGTTATTACAAAATTATAAAGATTTTAAGTGTGATTGA